A genomic segment from Desulfallas thermosapovorans DSM 6562 encodes:
- a CDS encoding NRDE family protein — MCTMLMAYKFHPKYDFIFLGNRDEFKDRPSRAAHFWPAYPNILAGVDLAKGGTWTGITKEGRMAFLTNYRDLSIPRKAAISRGTLTRDFLINPIAPVKYLQGIQSRRKAYDPFNLVVGTQAGLYYYSNIENQIRSIQPGVYGLSNALLDTPWFKVKKAKERLISILAADFSVQQLFNILDDTEVPPDEELPRTGLTLELERAMSSIFVDTGNYGTQFQTVILVSTSGEVQFYEKALAGEAGWQFSTFVFNLLKE; from the coding sequence ATGTGTACTATGCTAATGGCATATAAATTTCATCCCAAATATGATTTTATTTTTCTAGGTAATAGAGATGAATTCAAGGACAGGCCGTCCAGGGCGGCTCATTTTTGGCCGGCATACCCGAACATTTTGGCTGGAGTCGATTTAGCCAAAGGCGGAACCTGGACCGGTATAACCAAAGAAGGGCGCATGGCTTTCCTCACCAACTATCGTGATTTATCCATACCTAGAAAAGCTGCTATTTCGCGAGGCACCTTAACCCGGGATTTTTTAATAAACCCCATTGCACCAGTAAAATATCTGCAGGGTATCCAGAGCCGGCGAAAAGCATATGATCCTTTTAATTTAGTAGTGGGTACACAGGCGGGGCTTTATTATTATTCCAACATAGAAAACCAAATCCGCTCTATCCAGCCGGGAGTGTATGGATTAAGCAACGCTTTGCTGGACACCCCCTGGTTTAAAGTTAAAAAAGCCAAGGAGCGATTAATCAGCATTTTAGCTGCTGATTTTTCAGTCCAGCAGCTATTTAATATCCTGGATGATACCGAAGTGCCTCCCGATGAAGAATTACCCCGCACCGGTCTTACCCTTGAATTGGAGAGAGCGATGTCCTCTATATTCGTGGATACCGGCAATTATGGCACCCAATTTCAAACAGTTATTCTGGTTAGCACCAGTGGAGAAGTGCAATTTTATGAGAAGGCTTTAGCTGGCGAAGCTGGCTGGCAGTTTTCCACCTTTGTCTTTAATTTGTTGAAAGAATAG
- a CDS encoding FAD-binding oxidoreductase, with the protein MNYNKVTEDMIANLQSIVGSRNVIVEQEKLETYAGDEVPEAEWKHLPEVVVKPDNAQQVSEVLKLANRELVPVTPRGAGTGLAAGAVPMIGGIVLSLENMNRILEIDNENLFMVVEPGVTTGDVQRKAQEEGYLYAGDPCSADSSFIGGNVATNAGGNKAVKYGTTSKHIYGLEVVLATGEIITLGGKCVKDVTGYDLVHLMVGSEGTLGVVTKIYLKLLPKPKYNSVLLVPFADMQTAINVVPKIMTTVGVIPTSIEFMDNLCIKSAESFLDRKLPYNDAGAYIIIEVEAYSDAQLESDCENIAGICYENGGLEVFIGNDKANQDKIWKPRRVLAEALRVTSPVYCMEDIVVPISNIPKLLEAIEQISKKYTIKIPCFGHAGDGNVHATLLKENLDDATWYEVKEKVLEEIYFVTYACEGKLSGEHGIGAKRKKAMAKFMNPVELRMIASIKKALDPNLILNPDKLVELC; encoded by the coding sequence ATGAATTATAACAAAGTGACCGAAGATATGATAGCAAATTTGCAAAGTATTGTTGGTTCACGTAATGTAATTGTAGAGCAAGAAAAATTAGAAACATATGCCGGTGATGAAGTTCCCGAAGCCGAGTGGAAGCACTTACCTGAAGTAGTTGTTAAACCTGATAATGCACAGCAAGTATCGGAAGTGCTTAAACTTGCCAACCGTGAACTTGTTCCCGTAACACCCCGGGGAGCAGGTACGGGCCTTGCAGCAGGGGCGGTTCCCATGATTGGTGGTATTGTACTGTCCCTCGAAAATATGAACCGCATATTGGAGATAGATAACGAAAACCTGTTTATGGTTGTTGAACCCGGAGTTACCACGGGGGACGTGCAAAGGAAAGCCCAGGAGGAAGGCTATCTGTATGCGGGTGATCCCTGCAGCGCCGACAGTTCCTTTATCGGGGGAAACGTGGCCACCAATGCCGGGGGCAATAAGGCAGTAAAATATGGAACAACGAGCAAGCATATATATGGTCTTGAAGTTGTTCTGGCTACAGGGGAAATAATTACTCTGGGCGGTAAGTGTGTCAAAGACGTAACCGGCTATGATTTAGTACATTTAATGGTAGGCTCTGAAGGTACACTGGGCGTGGTCACTAAAATTTATCTTAAACTCTTGCCTAAACCCAAGTATAATTCGGTTTTGCTGGTTCCTTTCGCGGACATGCAAACTGCCATTAATGTTGTGCCCAAGATAATGACCACTGTAGGAGTAATCCCCACTTCCATTGAATTTATGGACAATCTGTGTATCAAGTCAGCTGAATCATTCCTTGATCGAAAGCTTCCATACAACGACGCAGGTGCTTATATTATTATAGAAGTTGAAGCTTACAGCGATGCCCAACTCGAGTCTGATTGCGAAAATATCGCTGGTATTTGCTATGAAAACGGCGGCCTTGAAGTATTTATAGGTAATGATAAGGCCAACCAGGATAAAATCTGGAAACCAAGGAGAGTTCTGGCGGAAGCACTGCGCGTTACAAGCCCGGTATATTGTATGGAGGATATCGTTGTCCCGATAAGCAATATCCCCAAATTACTGGAGGCAATAGAGCAAATTTCTAAAAAGTATACCATTAAAATTCCCTGTTTCGGTCACGCGGGCGACGGTAATGTGCACGCAACCTTACTGAAAGAAAACCTGGATGATGCAACCTGGTATGAAGTTAAGGAAAAAGTGCTTGAAGAAATTTATTTCGTCACTTATGCCTGCGAGGGTAAATTATCCGGTGAGCACGGCATTGGTGCCAAGAGGAAAAAGGCCATGGCCAAGTTTATGAATCCGGTTGAGCTGAGAATGATAGCTTCAATAAAAAAAGCATTGGATCCTAATTTAATACTTAACCCTGACAAACTTGTGGAATTGTGTTAA
- a CDS encoding FadR/GntR family transcriptional regulator, with the protein MYFKPIKTRKIYEEIIEQVKEMINKGVLNPGDRLMTEREMAEKMQVGRSAVREALRALEAMGIIKVKPGEGTFINDTTPDALLRSFSTLAMDDETARELMELRKILEVEAAVLAAKRSNEKQLKAMSYALQQMEQDLKEGNLGEMADMNFHFAIAQAAGNSLLYKLMNTIADTMTTLLAVARQRLYLDPVNPPRLLREHKVIYRAISNSDAAAARKAMLQHLTGVEEYMFGK; encoded by the coding sequence GTGTACTTTAAACCAATTAAAACAAGAAAAATATACGAAGAAATTATTGAACAAGTTAAAGAAATGATTAACAAAGGTGTCCTGAATCCCGGTGACAGGTTAATGACGGAAAGGGAAATGGCCGAAAAAATGCAGGTAGGCCGTTCTGCCGTGCGGGAAGCTTTACGTGCTTTGGAGGCGATGGGTATTATTAAAGTTAAGCCCGGTGAGGGCACTTTTATTAATGATACCACACCTGATGCTCTACTTCGATCTTTTTCCACCCTGGCAATGGATGATGAAACTGCCCGCGAGTTAATGGAGCTGAGGAAAATACTCGAAGTTGAGGCTGCTGTACTGGCAGCGAAACGAAGTAATGAAAAACAGCTCAAGGCAATGTCCTATGCTTTGCAGCAAATGGAACAGGATCTTAAAGAGGGTAATCTGGGCGAGATGGCCGATATGAATTTTCATTTTGCCATAGCACAGGCCGCCGGCAATTCGTTGCTATATAAACTCATGAACACTATTGCCGATACCATGACCACATTACTGGCTGTTGCCCGGCAACGGCTATATCTGGACCCGGTTAATCCCCCTCGTCTATTGCGTGAACACAAGGTTATTTACAGGGCAATAAGTAATTCCGATGCCGCCGCTGCACGCAAAGCCATGCTGCAGCATCTAACCGGTGTTGAGGAATACATGTTTGGTAAATAA
- the ldhH gene encoding L-lactate dehydrogenase (quinone) large subunit LdhH produces the protein MKNNIKEALANPNLRGALGRFGNDYLVSREKAYTGKNFEELREKISSIKRSAAGRMEELADRFTQNMLSRGAKVYRAKNAQEARDYILNLAMARGVKKIVKSKSMASEEIHLNEYLNEKGLESVETDLGEWILQLSGQKPSHMVMPAIHMTRGEVADVFSGEINLQLSSDIPVLVKVAREQLRRKFLEAGMGISGANIAVAETGTLVITTNEGNGRLTTTLPPIHVAIVGLEKLVEKFADVEPILEALPRSATGQKITSYVTMITGPTPVIDAGGNVKPKELHIVLLDNGRSQMQADPVFKQALQCIRCASCLNVCPVFQIVGGHVYGHVYTGGIGTILTAFFNGFENASDIQNLCIGCERCKRFCPGKIDIPGLIRELRSRVVDKKGLPGIPKFVMQRVLPNRKLFHRLLKVAHAAQKPFQTGGLVRHLPLFLAGLTEGRSLPAIADKPFRDLVVALDDKKVAQEEQWQPRVGFFAGCLTDFIYPRLGVAVYKLLHHMGMQMVFPLEQTCCGMPAVYMGSRETAAELARQNIAAFEKAGVDYITTACPTCAHALKHHFVEALAGDPKWGERARNFSSKVYTFAALLAEKSNGGQNLKLAQTTGKVTYHDSCHMKGVFGITVEPRELLKSAGLELVEMEGPDRCCGFGGSYSIKYPEISQHILEKKLASIINSGAELLALDCPGCLLQLHGGLDSRDKNITVKHTAEILAEQLLP, from the coding sequence TCGTATGGAAGAGCTGGCTGACCGGTTTACGCAAAACATGCTTTCTCGCGGCGCGAAGGTATACAGGGCAAAGAATGCTCAGGAAGCCAGGGACTATATATTAAATCTGGCCATGGCCAGGGGTGTAAAAAAAATTGTTAAATCCAAGTCCATGGCCAGCGAAGAAATTCACCTGAACGAGTATTTGAACGAAAAGGGCTTGGAATCTGTAGAGACAGACCTGGGCGAGTGGATATTACAGTTATCCGGACAAAAACCGTCGCATATGGTTATGCCGGCCATCCATATGACCAGGGGAGAGGTCGCAGATGTATTTTCCGGAGAAATTAACCTGCAGCTTTCTTCAGATATACCTGTCCTGGTCAAGGTGGCCAGGGAACAACTGCGCCGGAAATTTTTAGAAGCCGGCATGGGCATATCCGGTGCCAATATTGCCGTGGCTGAAACGGGAACACTGGTTATAACCACCAATGAAGGTAATGGTAGGCTTACCACGACTTTGCCTCCGATACATGTAGCCATTGTGGGGCTGGAAAAACTCGTGGAAAAGTTCGCAGATGTTGAACCCATTCTGGAAGCACTTCCACGCAGCGCTACGGGCCAAAAAATTACCAGTTATGTAACGATGATTACAGGACCAACCCCCGTGATTGACGCTGGCGGCAATGTTAAGCCAAAAGAGCTGCATATAGTGTTGCTGGACAATGGCCGCAGCCAAATGCAAGCTGACCCCGTTTTTAAACAAGCCCTGCAGTGTATACGCTGCGCTTCCTGCCTCAACGTTTGTCCCGTATTTCAAATTGTAGGCGGGCATGTTTACGGACATGTGTATACCGGTGGCATAGGCACTATTCTTACTGCATTCTTTAATGGTTTTGAAAATGCCAGCGACATACAAAACCTGTGTATTGGTTGTGAACGATGCAAGAGGTTTTGCCCGGGGAAAATTGATATACCGGGCTTGATAAGGGAATTGCGCAGCCGCGTTGTCGATAAAAAGGGCTTACCCGGTATACCGAAATTTGTTATGCAAAGAGTGCTTCCCAACCGCAAGCTGTTTCACCGCTTGCTAAAAGTTGCCCATGCGGCTCAAAAACCCTTTCAAACCGGCGGGCTGGTTCGTCACCTGCCCTTATTCCTGGCAGGCTTAACGGAGGGGCGCAGCCTTCCGGCTATTGCTGACAAACCTTTCAGGGATCTTGTGGTTGCACTCGATGATAAAAAGGTGGCCCAAGAAGAGCAATGGCAACCAAGGGTAGGGTTTTTTGCCGGCTGCCTAACAGATTTTATCTACCCGCGCCTGGGGGTGGCTGTATACAAACTGCTTCACCACATGGGCATGCAAATGGTATTTCCCCTGGAGCAAACTTGTTGTGGCATGCCTGCAGTATACATGGGATCAAGAGAAACAGCTGCGGAACTGGCACGTCAAAACATTGCTGCTTTTGAAAAGGCCGGTGTGGATTATATTACCACGGCATGCCCTACATGTGCCCATGCTTTAAAGCATCACTTTGTGGAAGCTCTTGCCGGTGATCCCAAGTGGGGTGAACGTGCCAGGAATTTTAGCAGTAAAGTATATACCTTTGCTGCTTTGCTGGCCGAAAAGTCAAATGGTGGACAAAACCTGAAGCTGGCGCAAACCACCGGAAAAGTAACTTATCATGATTCCTGTCATATGAAAGGAGTTTTCGGCATTACGGTTGAACCCAGAGAGCTTCTCAAGTCTGCCGGGTTGGAATTGGTGGAAATGGAGGGCCCGGACAGGTGTTGTGGTTTTGGGGGGTCTTATTCAATTAAGTACCCCGAGATTTCTCAGCATATATTGGAAAAGAAACTGGCATCTATAATTAATTCCGGTGCGGAGCTGCTTGCTCTGGACTGTCCCGGATGCCTTTTACAATTGCACGGGGGACTGGACAGCCGCGACAAAAATATTACTGTGAAGCATACTGCCGAAATACTTGCCGAACAGCTTCTACCCTGA